A genomic region of Nostoc sp. UHCC 0702 contains the following coding sequences:
- a CDS encoding peptidase domain-containing ABC transporter produces MKYQFVKQHSEEDCGAACLAAVSKYYGRTFTLSRIREAVGTGQFGTTLLGLKRGAETLGFNARPVKTSPELLNQMNEAPLPAIIHWKGNHWVVLYGRKGRKCLVADPAVGMRYLSKKEIAEGWSDWLMLLLEPDPIKFFAQENEKIGGFWRFFQRVWIYRAILAQALPLNLMLGLLSLASPFLMQILTDDVLVRGDTKLLTTVAIAVVVMNFISRSLSFVQSNLIAHFAQRLQLGLVLEFGRQILRLPLSYYEARRSGEIVSRLQDIDQINHLVAQVVVSLPSQFFIALISFGFMVFYSWKLTLVAIFIGIVMSLSTVVFQPTLQQKTRELLVQEAETQGVLVETFKGALTLKTTTSGLQFWDELQSRFGRLANLTYRTIQIGIINNTFSGLISGIGGVILLWFGGNLVINPAENLSIGQLFAFNSMNANFLGLFATLISFVEEFTRAKTATQRLTEVIDATSENEGDEIKPYAKIAGDADIICTNVNFHYAGRLDLIDDFSLTIPGGKVIALIGKSGCGKSTLAKLIAGLYPLQSGNIRIGLYNLQDLTLECLRQQVVLVPQEPHFWSRSIVENFRLGAPHVTFEQIVRACQVAEADEFISKLPDKYQTILGEFGANISGGQRQRLAIARAIVTDPPILILDESTGGLDPVSEAQVLDKLFKHRQGKTTILITHRPKVVNRADWIVLLDQGKLKTQGYLEDLRSQSGEHLDFFNP; encoded by the coding sequence ATGAAATACCAATTTGTTAAACAGCATAGTGAAGAAGACTGTGGGGCTGCTTGCCTTGCTGCTGTTTCTAAATATTATGGTCGTACTTTTACTCTGAGTCGCATTCGTGAAGCTGTTGGTACTGGGCAATTTGGCACTACTTTGTTAGGGCTAAAAAGAGGTGCAGAAACACTTGGTTTTAATGCTCGTCCAGTGAAAACTTCACCAGAATTGCTAAACCAGATGAACGAAGCACCGCTACCTGCAATTATTCACTGGAAAGGCAACCACTGGGTTGTTTTATACGGTAGAAAGGGTCGAAAATGTTTAGTTGCTGATCCGGCTGTAGGTATGCGTTATCTTTCTAAAAAAGAGATCGCTGAAGGTTGGTCTGATTGGTTAATGCTTTTACTAGAGCCTGATCCAATCAAGTTTTTTGCTCAAGAAAATGAAAAAATAGGTGGATTTTGGCGTTTTTTTCAGCGCGTCTGGATTTATCGCGCTATTTTAGCTCAAGCTTTACCTCTTAACTTGATGTTGGGATTGCTATCTTTAGCTTCTCCTTTTTTGATGCAAATTTTGACTGATGATGTGCTGGTTAGAGGTGATACAAAGTTACTGACTACTGTAGCGATCGCTGTGGTAGTGATGAATTTTATTTCTCGTAGTCTGTCGTTTGTCCAGTCTAACTTAATTGCTCACTTTGCACAACGTCTACAATTGGGGTTAGTGCTAGAATTTGGGCGGCAAATTCTGCGATTACCTCTGTCATACTACGAAGCCCGTCGCAGTGGTGAAATTGTTAGCCGTCTGCAAGATATTGACCAGATTAATCATTTAGTTGCTCAAGTTGTTGTCAGTTTACCTAGCCAATTTTTTATTGCTTTAATTTCTTTTGGATTCATGGTTTTTTATAGTTGGAAACTGACGCTAGTAGCTATATTCATCGGTATAGTGATGAGCTTATCGACAGTAGTCTTTCAGCCAACTTTACAACAAAAAACTCGTGAACTTTTAGTTCAAGAAGCAGAAACACAAGGGGTTTTAGTAGAAACTTTTAAAGGCGCACTAACTCTCAAAACTACCACATCTGGGTTGCAATTTTGGGACGAGTTACAAAGCCGATTTGGTCGTCTTGCTAACCTCACATACCGGACAATTCAAATTGGAATTATTAATAATACTTTTTCTGGCTTAATTTCAGGAATTGGTGGCGTTATTTTGCTTTGGTTTGGTGGCAATTTGGTAATTAACCCAGCAGAAAATCTGAGTATCGGGCAACTATTTGCCTTTAACTCCATGAATGCTAATTTTCTGGGCTTATTTGCTACTTTAATCAGCTTTGTTGAAGAATTTACTCGCGCCAAAACTGCTACACAACGTCTCACAGAAGTGATAGATGCCACTTCAGAAAATGAGGGCGACGAGATAAAACCTTATGCAAAGATTGCAGGGGATGCTGACATTATTTGTACAAATGTTAATTTTCATTATGCTGGTCGCCTAGATTTAATAGATGACTTTTCTTTAACAATTCCTGGTGGTAAAGTTATTGCACTAATTGGTAAATCTGGTTGTGGTAAAAGCACTTTAGCTAAACTAATTGCTGGGTTATATCCACTGCAATCTGGCAATATTCGTATTGGACTGTATAACCTCCAAGACTTAACTCTTGAATGTCTGCGACAACAAGTAGTACTTGTTCCCCAAGAGCCTCATTTTTGGAGTCGGTCGATTGTGGAAAACTTCCGCTTAGGCGCTCCCCATGTGACGTTTGAACAGATTGTCAGAGCTTGTCAAGTAGCAGAAGCTGATGAATTTATTAGTAAGCTACCTGATAAATATCAAACTATTTTAGGGGAATTTGGTGCAAATATTTCTGGTGGGCAACGTCAAAGATTAGCAATAGCAAGAGCTATTGTCACAGATCCACCAATTCTGATTTTAGATGAATCTACTGGCGGACTTGACCCGGTAAGTGAGGCGCAAGTTTTAGATAAATTGTTTAAACACCGCCAAGGTAAAACCACAATTTTGATTACTCACCGCCCCAAGGTAGTTAATCGTGCTGATTGGATAGTTTTACTAGATCAAGGCAAGTTAAAAACTCAAGGCTATTTGGAAGATTTGCGCTCTCAATCTGGAGAGCATTTAGATTTTTTTAATCCTTAA
- a CDS encoding HlyD family efflux transporter periplasmic adaptor subunit produces MLYTYSKKLLPLEQNEEFLPPVSRWTSLAGTFLVVSLGAGISLSSWVKYNVTVKAAAAVRPTGEIRLVQPKIEGTVKSILVKENQLVKQGDVIARLDDEQLQIKKSQLQDNIQQIRLQIVQIYAQIRALNTQIIAEATVAERTVASASADLARNQREYQERQITTSSELVAAQASLEKAEADLQKAQADLSFAEVDRDRYEQLAQVGAIGRREFEQKKLVVVQTKAILAAETKAVDIAKAKVQAAKAAVNPTTATVAIAQERIAQETARGEASIAILKKEKQALIQRQVEMQNQLGQSHKELLQVNNQLQDTILRASTNGIILKLNLRNPGQVLRASEAIAEIAPNNAPLVIKAVIPTQEIKNVAVGQKVQLRIDACPYPDYGTLKGVVTAVSPDTITSKNNNAEIPIPGSATPANSYFEASIQPEKTIFGNGDRQCHIQSGMEAKADIISKEETALQFMLRKARLITDL; encoded by the coding sequence ATGCTCTACACATATAGTAAAAAACTTCTGCCATTAGAGCAAAATGAAGAGTTTCTCCCTCCTGTGAGTCGTTGGACATCTTTAGCAGGAACTTTTCTGGTTGTAAGTCTTGGTGCTGGGATTAGTCTCTCCTCATGGGTAAAATATAATGTGACGGTGAAAGCTGCTGCTGCTGTGCGTCCTACAGGAGAAATTCGGTTAGTACAACCGAAAATTGAAGGAACTGTTAAAAGTATTTTGGTGAAAGAAAATCAGCTAGTCAAACAGGGAGATGTGATTGCTCGCCTCGATGACGAACAATTGCAAATCAAAAAGAGTCAATTACAAGATAATATTCAACAAATTAGGTTGCAAATAGTTCAAATTTATGCTCAAATTAGAGCTTTAAATACTCAAATTATCGCAGAAGCAACAGTAGCAGAACGAACTGTGGCTTCTGCTTCAGCAGATTTAGCACGCAATCAACGGGAATATCAAGAGCGACAAATTACCACCAGCAGCGAATTAGTAGCAGCGCAAGCAAGTTTAGAAAAAGCTGAAGCAGACTTGCAAAAAGCTCAAGCTGATTTAAGTTTTGCTGAGGTGGATCGCGATCGCTATGAACAGTTGGCGCAGGTTGGCGCAATTGGTAGGCGCGAATTTGAGCAGAAAAAGCTAGTTGTTGTGCAGACTAAAGCCATACTTGCAGCTGAAACAAAAGCTGTTGATATTGCCAAAGCGAAAGTGCAAGCAGCTAAAGCTGCTGTTAATCCTACCACCGCCACAGTCGCGATCGCTCAAGAACGCATTGCTCAAGAAACTGCTAGAGGCGAAGCCAGCATCGCTATCCTCAAAAAGGAAAAACAAGCTTTAATTCAGCGCCAAGTGGAAATGCAAAACCAACTAGGACAATCTCATAAAGAACTTCTACAAGTAAATAATCAATTACAAGATACTATTCTCCGAGCAAGTACTAATGGTATTATTCTCAAGCTGAATTTACGTAACCCTGGTCAAGTGCTGCGTGCTAGTGAAGCTATTGCTGAAATTGCTCCCAATAATGCTCCTTTAGTTATTAAAGCTGTTATTCCTACTCAGGAAATTAAAAATGTCGCAGTTGGTCAAAAAGTACAATTGCGAATTGATGCTTGTCCTTATCCTGATTATGGCACTCTCAAAGGTGTAGTCACGGCTGTTTCTCCTGATACAATTACGTCTAAAAATAACAATGCAGAAATTCCCATACCAGGTTCTGCAACCCCTGCAAATAGCTACTTTGAAGCAAGCATTCAACCTGAAAAAACCATATTTGGCAATGGCGATCGCCAGTGTCATATCCAATCTGGAATGGAAGCCAAAGCTGACATTATTTCTAAAGAAGAGACAGCACTGCAATTTATGTTGAGAAAGGCTAGGTTAATTACTGATTTATAG
- a CDS encoding response regulator transcription factor, whose product MKQTFTEKALLKILVIDDHESVLAGTANVLQKQYPDAEFMIAVNAKNALLQITTSQLDLVVMDLSIPDNLGMTARPDIGLQLLRTLMKNYPNLNIVVQSANVRTLVRVRPDIDSHKGGFTVADKSLSTQEMLTRVDWALQGLTHTKDIKGIHSVLEVKPEWLRVLTLAFEEGLQDKAIAERMCMSERMVRHYWSKLQDALSVYPEEGKNIRIQTEIRAREEGLID is encoded by the coding sequence ATGAAACAAACTTTCACAGAGAAAGCACTGCTAAAAATTCTAGTAATTGATGACCATGAATCAGTTTTAGCTGGAACTGCTAATGTGTTGCAAAAGCAATACCCTGACGCTGAATTCATGATTGCAGTCAATGCTAAGAACGCTCTATTACAAATTACTACCTCACAGCTAGATTTGGTGGTGATGGATCTTTCTATACCAGATAACTTGGGAATGACAGCTAGACCTGATATAGGGCTTCAACTTCTCAGAACTCTGATGAAAAACTATCCCAACTTAAATATTGTTGTCCAAAGTGCTAATGTGAGAACGCTGGTCAGGGTTAGGCCTGATATTGATAGTCACAAAGGAGGCTTTACAGTCGCGGATAAAAGCCTCTCGACTCAGGAAATGTTGACCAGGGTTGATTGGGCATTACAGGGCTTAACTCATACAAAAGATATTAAAGGAATACATTCTGTATTAGAAGTTAAACCAGAGTGGCTTAGGGTGCTGACTTTAGCATTTGAGGAAGGATTGCAAGATAAAGCAATTGCTGAACGTATGTGTATGTCTGAACGGATGGTGCGTCATTACTGGAGTAAGCTACAAGATGCTTTAAGTGTTTATCCTGAAGAGGGTAAAAATATCCGAATTCAAACTGAAATCAGGGCTAGAGAAGAAGGATTAATTGATTGA
- a CDS encoding CHASE2 domain-containing protein, with protein sequence MKPERWRTIKEEIAIWRVGALPGIAVIVLVMIARLAGLMQSLEWMAFDNFLRLRPHEPRDERIVILGINEDDISSHADFPLSDYDLAQLLLKLQSYQPRAIGLDIYRDFPVNPGHPELLRVFQRFKNVIGIEKVLPDEIPPPPGLPPEQVGFADQITDSDGKLRRSLLSTPTSKGYKLSLSLSLAALYLGNQGISIENGISDRAAIRFGQTEIPRFLTNSGGYVRTDAGGVQVLLNFRSGREQFRTLSLYDLKSDKFNPDWIRDRIVIIGITSPSRKDFIPTSAIESIESAPGRVYGVEIQAHAVSQILSAVLDSRPLLNTWQDAWEYIWILAWGLVGIAIARLTKSPLTSLLFVGIASCSLLVFSYLLLTWGWWVPLIPAFLVLALNGMEITALYQYEQALRSGIRTRQAIIERTFAKIHNGPLQSLAKVLKLVRDKELPMNDLLLELEKDLEKLNHELRGIYEYLQSEPIDQETSLYLGKSLVLNLRDPLHEILYQVYNSTLERELPCFETIKVKIRAFEPINERGLNMEQKRGLCRFLEEALCNVGKHAMGVTRLEVTCSSSEGWYTLSIIDDGLGGYSSKEGRGTQQFRNLARQLKGKFRRIPLSPRGTLCELSWPMPKFYFGNYFK encoded by the coding sequence ATGAAGCCTGAACGTTGGAGAACAATTAAAGAGGAAATTGCTATATGGCGTGTAGGCGCATTACCAGGTATTGCAGTGATTGTACTAGTGATGATTGCTCGTCTGGCTGGTTTAATGCAATCTTTAGAGTGGATGGCTTTTGATAATTTTCTCCGACTACGCCCCCATGAACCTAGAGATGAACGAATTGTAATTTTGGGGATTAATGAAGATGATATCAGCAGTCACGCAGATTTTCCTCTATCAGATTATGACTTGGCACAGTTGCTGTTGAAATTGCAGAGTTATCAACCAAGAGCTATTGGTCTTGATATTTATAGAGATTTTCCAGTTAATCCTGGTCATCCAGAATTGCTGAGGGTTTTTCAAAGATTCAAAAATGTAATTGGTATTGAAAAAGTATTACCTGATGAAATCCCTCCACCACCAGGATTACCACCTGAACAGGTTGGTTTTGCCGATCAAATTACGGATAGCGATGGCAAATTAAGGCGTAGCTTGTTAAGTACACCCACAAGTAAAGGTTACAAGTTATCTTTATCTCTAAGTCTGGCAGCATTATATTTAGGTAATCAAGGTATTAGTATAGAAAACGGTATTAGCGATCGCGCTGCTATCAGATTCGGTCAGACTGAAATACCCAGGTTTTTGACTAATTCCGGGGGATATGTCCGAACTGATGCAGGTGGAGTTCAGGTACTACTGAATTTTCGCAGTGGTCGAGAACAATTTAGAACTTTATCTTTGTATGATCTCAAAAGCGATAAATTTAATCCTGACTGGATACGCGATCGCATAGTCATTATTGGCATAACTTCCCCTAGTCGTAAAGACTTTATCCCTACTTCAGCCATTGAATCTATCGAATCTGCACCAGGGCGAGTTTATGGAGTAGAAATTCAAGCACATGCTGTTAGTCAAATTCTCAGTGCCGTGCTTGATTCTAGACCACTCTTAAATACTTGGCAAGATGCATGGGAATATATCTGGATTTTGGCTTGGGGTTTGGTGGGAATTGCCATTGCTAGGCTGACAAAATCGCCTCTAACCAGTCTATTATTTGTTGGCATTGCTAGTTGTAGCCTGCTGGTATTTAGTTATTTACTCCTGACTTGGGGTTGGTGGGTGCCGCTAATACCGGCATTCCTTGTTTTAGCTTTAAACGGTATGGAAATCACAGCTTTATATCAATACGAGCAAGCTTTGCGTTCTGGAATTAGAACCAGACAAGCTATTATTGAACGCACATTTGCAAAAATTCATAATGGCCCTCTGCAAAGCCTCGCTAAAGTTTTGAAACTAGTTCGAGACAAGGAATTACCAATGAACGACTTGCTTCTAGAACTAGAAAAAGATCTGGAAAAATTAAACCACGAATTACGGGGAATTTATGAATATTTACAAAGCGAACCTATTGACCAAGAAACTAGTCTTTATTTAGGTAAAAGTCTAGTACTAAATTTGCGAGACCCTCTTCACGAAATTCTCTATCAAGTTTATAACTCTACCTTAGAGCGGGAATTACCGTGTTTTGAAACTATCAAAGTTAAAATCAGAGCTTTTGAACCTATAAATGAGCGCGGCTTGAATATGGAACAAAAGCGGGGGCTGTGCCGATTTTTGGAAGAAGCTTTATGCAATGTGGGTAAACATGCTATGGGAGTCACGCGTCTAGAAGTTACTTGCTCTTCATCTGAAGGCTGGTACACTCTAAGCATTATCGATGATGGCTTAGGAGGCTATTCATCTAAAGAAGGCCGGGGAACACAACAGTTTAGAAATTTAGCTCGACAATTGAAAGGAAAATTTCGGCGAATACCCCTTTCTCCTAGAGGTACTCTTTGTGAGTTATCTTGGCCTATGCCTAAATTTTATTTTGGCAATTATTTTAAATAA
- a CDS encoding ABC transporter permease: protein MKFNSSVTLWGVYSVWRRNAKVYQHTWLVNLLPPILEPLIYLVAFGYGLTPLVGEITYGGRTMSYLEFIAPGAIAIGILNQSYFEGAYGSFIRLKFQRTWQALLTAPLTFTEVFLGEWLWAATRGLIAGLATAIIVVFWGLYSSWNLLLSLPLICLGCLLFAAMGLLTAGIVRTVDQLNVPIFLLIVPMFTISGTYFPRETLPPLLEKVASALPLAAFVDLLRWPFSVPEWWLAALIWLLLLMGSCIWLAWRQIYPQLFR, encoded by the coding sequence ATGAAATTTAATTCAAGTGTTACTCTTTGGGGTGTCTATTCTGTCTGGCGTCGTAATGCCAAGGTGTACCAACATACTTGGTTAGTTAACTTGCTACCGCCAATCTTAGAACCTTTAATTTATCTGGTGGCTTTTGGTTATGGCTTAACTCCCTTGGTGGGAGAGATAACTTATGGCGGGCGAACCATGAGTTATCTTGAGTTTATAGCTCCAGGGGCGATCGCGATCGGAATTCTCAATCAATCCTATTTTGAAGGTGCTTACGGTAGCTTCATCCGTTTGAAGTTTCAAAGAACTTGGCAAGCATTGTTGACGGCACCGCTAACATTTACTGAGGTGTTTTTGGGGGAGTGGCTTTGGGCTGCAACTCGCGGTTTAATAGCGGGTCTAGCAACTGCGATCATAGTGGTTTTTTGGGGGTTATATTCAAGTTGGAACCTGCTTTTGTCTTTACCCCTGATTTGTCTTGGCTGTCTTTTGTTTGCTGCAATGGGACTGCTGACGGCGGGAATTGTCCGAACAGTAGACCAATTAAACGTACCTATTTTTTTATTGATCGTACCGATGTTTACAATCAGCGGTACCTATTTTCCTCGTGAAACACTTCCCCCCTTACTCGAAAAAGTAGCGAGTGCATTACCCTTGGCCGCCTTTGTCGATTTATTACGCTGGCCCTTCAGTGTACCAGAGTGGTGGTTAGCAGCGCTGATCTGGTTGTTGCTATTAATGGGTAGCTGCATCTGGCTGGCTTGGAGACAAATTTACCCTCAGCTATTTCGCTAA
- a CDS encoding ABC transporter ATP-binding protein — MVLLVSELWKFYGNSPVVQNVNFALNSGEILGLLGPNGAGKTTTVGMLYGAVIPSRGFVQLGSWDVHRQGRQVRTYMGIVTQDDNLDPEFTVFQNLIHFAHHYRLVGKAAQHRVGELLERVGLQNYVKHRLDELSGGLKRRVVLARALINHPQVVFLDEPTTGLDPDARQDFWKLVSELKQDGCGVLLTTHYMDEAQRLCDRLLLLQQGQVIDQGSPTELIERIVGQEIVEVVGVAESILQQLAMSAGAWYRPFGSSYLVTLPANNPNVLWEQLVAIEPTSLTRRRANLEDVFLRLTGISLK, encoded by the coding sequence ATGGTATTATTAGTTAGCGAACTATGGAAATTTTATGGAAATAGTCCAGTCGTTCAAAACGTTAATTTTGCGCTAAATTCTGGAGAAATTCTTGGCCTTTTAGGGCCAAATGGAGCGGGAAAAACTACAACGGTAGGGATGCTTTACGGTGCAGTGATTCCCAGTCGTGGATTTGTGCAATTGGGGTCTTGGGATGTGCATCGTCAAGGTCGGCAAGTCCGTACTTACATGGGAATTGTCACGCAAGATGATAACTTAGACCCGGAGTTTACGGTTTTTCAGAATCTGATTCACTTTGCCCATCACTATCGCTTGGTTGGCAAAGCTGCACAGCACAGGGTTGGGGAATTATTAGAGCGAGTAGGATTGCAAAATTATGTCAAGCATCGTTTGGATGAGCTTTCTGGAGGATTGAAGCGGCGGGTAGTCTTAGCGCGTGCTTTAATTAACCATCCCCAAGTTGTGTTTTTAGATGAACCAACAACGGGTTTAGATCCAGATGCACGACAAGATTTTTGGAAATTGGTCAGTGAACTCAAACAAGATGGCTGTGGAGTATTACTCACGACTCATTATATGGATGAAGCACAACGATTGTGCGATCGCCTGCTATTACTTCAGCAAGGACAAGTAATTGACCAAGGTAGCCCTACAGAACTGATTGAGCGCATTGTCGGGCAAGAAATAGTAGAAGTCGTTGGTGTAGCAGAATCTATTTTACAACAGCTAGCGATGTCAGCAGGAGCTTGGTATCGCCCGTTTGGTAGCAGTTATCTGGTAACTTTACCCGCAAACAATCCCAATGTTTTATGGGAACAACTTGTGGCTATAGAGCCTACAAGCCTGACTCGGCGACGAGCTAATTTAGAAGATGTGTTCCTGCGACTTACTGGAATATCATTAAAATGA
- a CDS encoding class I SAM-dependent methyltransferase translates to MSNEVQEQVSATIKSLEDTARKGSDILSENESVIYNGQHYDLIYDNYYPIPNLARSDIPFWLDIASQYGDPILELSCGTGRLAVPLAEKGFQVTGIDLADSMLEVAKSKSSQVEWIKADMQNFDLGRKFPLILLPVNGIWHLLNLAALEACFDCIKKHLTTGGKFIIDTFNPGTKIGLDILFDSRNNLYSVYPDPLSKGTVVVTSSNELDLTQQIYKMKLSFKLAGEEKEQVEEMTYRLYFPQELEALLKYNGFKIEHKFGGYDRSPFNSNSFQQIIVCSLQH, encoded by the coding sequence ATGAGTAACGAAGTACAAGAACAGGTAAGTGCAACTATTAAAAGTTTAGAAGATACAGCCAGAAAAGGTTCTGACATACTTTCAGAAAATGAATCGGTCATTTATAACGGTCAGCATTACGATTTGATCTACGATAACTATTATCCAATTCCTAATCTAGCTCGTTCAGACATTCCTTTCTGGCTGGATATTGCCAGTCAATATGGCGATCCAATTTTAGAGCTAAGTTGTGGAACGGGTAGGTTAGCTGTACCATTAGCTGAAAAAGGTTTTCAAGTGACGGGAATTGATCTTGCTGATTCAATGCTAGAGGTAGCTAAGAGCAAGTCTTCTCAAGTTGAATGGATAAAAGCTGATATGCAAAATTTCGATTTGGGGAGAAAGTTTCCCTTAATTTTGCTTCCGGTTAATGGTATTTGGCATCTTTTAAATTTAGCAGCGCTTGAAGCTTGTTTTGACTGCATCAAGAAACATCTGACAACAGGGGGAAAATTTATTATTGATACCTTCAACCCTGGTACAAAAATCGGCTTAGATATATTGTTCGATTCTCGCAATAACCTCTACTCCGTCTATCCTGACCCACTTTCTAAAGGTACAGTAGTGGTAACTTCCTCTAACGAACTGGATCTGACTCAGCAAATTTATAAAATGAAGTTGTCTTTTAAGTTAGCTGGAGAAGAAAAAGAGCAGGTTGAAGAAATGACTTATCGGTTATACTTTCCCCAAGAACTGGAAGCATTACTAAAATATAATGGTTTCAAAATAGAACATAAATTTGGCGGATATGATCGTTCGCCTTTCAATTCTAATTCATTTCAACAGATCATTGTTTGCTCATTGCAACATTAG
- a CDS encoding methyltransferase: MNQNTLGITKPRTDDKRLWDILDGMTAASTLFVALDLKLFPLLAQQQRTLREICSTLNIVERPAQALLTACVALELIQVENSYYSLTQLSRDYLLPSSPVYFGDFVELQQMSAPLFAFESLKKAVLTNSAQVTYKGEDVFKSEELKAVPYPFIRGMHGHSIGPATIWPEFIDLSVHQHLLDIGGGSGAHAIAAALKWPDLKATVYDLKAILPAAQEYIAAYKLENRVSVQVGDMWNEPYPLADFHFYADIYHDWPPEKCRFLTRKSFESLPSGGRIVIHEVLYNDDKTGPFRAAAYNIAMLLTMEGQQYSGQELAAILTEAGFVEVEVKSTFGYWSIVTGCKP, from the coding sequence ATGAACCAAAACACCCTAGGAATTACAAAACCTAGAACTGATGACAAACGACTGTGGGATATTCTAGATGGCATGACTGCCGCTTCCACCTTATTTGTGGCACTTGACCTCAAACTATTTCCCCTACTTGCACAACAACAACGAACTCTAAGAGAAATTTGCTCAACGCTGAATATTGTTGAGCGTCCTGCCCAAGCACTGCTAACGGCGTGTGTGGCTTTAGAATTAATTCAAGTTGAAAACAGTTATTATTCGCTGACTCAACTTTCAAGAGATTACCTACTTCCTAGCAGTCCCGTCTATTTTGGAGATTTTGTGGAACTGCAACAGATGAGCGCACCCTTATTTGCGTTTGAAAGTTTAAAAAAGGCTGTTCTGACTAATTCTGCCCAAGTCACTTATAAAGGCGAAGATGTTTTCAAATCTGAGGAACTGAAAGCTGTTCCTTACCCATTTATTCGGGGAATGCACGGTCACAGCATTGGCCCCGCTACCATTTGGCCAGAATTCATCGATTTATCTGTTCACCAACATCTGTTAGATATCGGTGGGGGTTCAGGGGCGCACGCGATCGCGGCGGCGTTAAAATGGCCAGACCTCAAAGCAACAGTTTATGACCTCAAAGCCATTTTGCCAGCAGCACAAGAGTATATTGCCGCTTACAAACTAGAGAATCGAGTTAGCGTTCAAGTAGGAGATATGTGGAACGAACCCTATCCCCTTGCAGACTTCCACTTCTACGCCGATATTTATCATGACTGGCCGCCAGAAAAATGTCGCTTTCTCACTCGCAAGAGTTTTGAAAGCTTGCCATCAGGAGGACGTATCGTTATCCACGAGGTGCTTTATAACGATGACAAAACTGGCCCTTTTCGAGCAGCTGCTTACAATATTGCCATGCTTCTCACAATGGAAGGTCAGCAATATTCCGGTCAAGAATTAGCCGCAATTTTAACAGAAGCAGGATTTGTTGAAGTTGAAGTAAAATCTACTTTTGGCTACTGGAGTATTGTTACAGGTTGCAAGCCTTAA